A region from the Deinococcus ruber genome encodes:
- a CDS encoding polysaccharide deacetylase family protein, producing the protein MSSLALLLALAFPFLPPHAPVQNYADTGHFLPVSRADVFSNISTPEKVVALTLDDGPSRRYTPIALQVAQTEHIPLTFFLIGREAVKYPELVLQEQAAGHVIGNHTWHHPLNGVGDTRGAWEVHQTQLLLMKITGQRPTLFRPPGGELNTGTAAAARADGLQLITWNVFPGDTDAKLSADVLAKSVLAHVKPGSIILMHDGGGHRDSSMAA; encoded by the coding sequence ATGTCCTCCCTTGCCTTGCTGCTGGCCCTCGCGTTTCCCTTTCTTCCGCCTCACGCCCCGGTGCAGAATTACGCCGATACCGGACACTTCTTGCCCGTCAGTCGAGCCGATGTGTTTTCGAATATCTCGACACCGGAGAAGGTGGTTGCGCTCACGCTGGACGATGGTCCCAGCCGCCGCTACACGCCGATTGCGTTGCAAGTGGCGCAAACTGAGCACATTCCGTTGACGTTTTTCCTTATCGGTCGGGAGGCCGTGAAATATCCCGAGCTGGTGCTGCAGGAACAGGCGGCAGGGCATGTGATCGGCAATCATACCTGGCACCACCCCTTGAACGGGGTGGGGGACACGCGTGGCGCGTGGGAGGTACATCAGACGCAGCTGCTGCTGATGAAGATTACAGGGCAGCGTCCGACGCTGTTTCGGCCACCCGGCGGGGAGCTGAATACGGGCACGGCGGCCGCCGCTCGCGCAGATGGCTTGCAGCTCATTACCTGGAATGTGTTTCCCGGCGATACGGACGCCAAGCTCTCAGCAGATGTGTTGGCGAAGAGCGTGCTGGCGCATGTCAAGCCGGGGAGCATCATTTTGATGCATGACGGTGGTGGGCACCGGGACAGCAGTATGGCCGCA